GCCCCTGACCAGCAACTCGCCGTCGACCGCGCCCGGAGTCGAGAACGCCGCTGCAACCTCGGGGAAGCTGCCGGTTACGTCGTCCCCGGTCCGGCTGTAGAGCCGCGTGATCCCGGCGACGTGGACGATCTGCACGCGGATGCCGTCCCATTTCCACTCGGCGGCATAGTCGGCCAGGTCGACGCGGCCATCCTCCAACCCGTGCGCAAGCATGAACGGCCGGAACACCGGCACGTCCGCCGGGGTCGGCTGCGCGCCGGCACCGGTACCCCAGGCGAACAGGCTTTCGTACGGCGGCGACAATCCGTGCCACACTTCCTCGACCGCATCGACCTCGAGCCCGAACGCGTTGGCAAGCGCGGTCTTGGCGAGTCGCGCGGACACGCCGATGCGCAGCGCGCCGGTCGCCATCTTGAGCAGCGCGAACCGTTCCTCCGCATCGCACCGGTCGAGCATCCCCGCCAGCACCGCCGGTGCATCCGATCGCGACAAATGCATCAGCCCGTCGACCACCTGCGCGATCGACAGCGGCGCGGGGTCGACCGGCACCACGGGCTCGGGCCACAGCAGCGCGACCGTCTCCGCGGTATCGCCGACATAGTCGCGGCTCATCCGGAACAGCACCGGGTCGACCCGCGACTCAATCAGCGCGCGGATCATCGCCGGCTTGACGCCAGGCAGGTCGAGATCGCCGGTCAGCGCCGCCATCGCCCACCCGCGATCCGAGTCGGGCGTCGCCAGCAGGTAATCGGCGATCAGCTTCAGCTTCGCATTGCGCGACCGCGTGTAGATCAGCGAATCGAGCAGGGCGGAGAAGGCGTGCACCGGGCGTCAGTCGATCGCGTTCTTGATTCCCTTGCCCGCGAGCAGCCCGAGCACGAGGAAGATCACGAACAGCGCGATCGCGATGAAGAACAGGATCTTGGCGATCCCGATGAACGCGCCGCCGACGCCGCCGAAGCCGAGCAGCGCCAGCACGAGGCCGATGACGAGAAAGGTGATGGCGAGCTTCAGCATGGGAAATCTCCTGTTGAAACGACAACAGGCGAGCGGGACGTCCGTTCCGGCAGGGACGGTTCTCCTAGATCAGCGCGACCGCCCCAAGACCCAGCACGGCGCCGACCACCAGGAAGAGGATCCCGATCGCGATCCGCAGCGGCCGGAGCGGCAGCCTGGTCCACGCCGCTTCCCCCATCACCGCGGCCGGAACGACCACCGCCAGCGAGCCGATCGTCGCACCCACCGCGGCGAGCGCCGGCACCGGAGTGCGCGCGGCGAGCGTCACGACGATGAACTGCACCCCGTCGCCGAACGCGAGGATGAACAGCCCGAGCGCCGCGGTCGCCACCGCGCCGATCCGCCATCGCTCCAGCCGTTCGGGTGCCTTG
This sequence is a window from Sphingomonas ginsenosidivorax. Protein-coding genes within it:
- a CDS encoding DUF1328 domain-containing protein is translated as MLKLAITFLVIGLVLALLGFGGVGGAFIGIAKILFFIAIALFVIFLVLGLLAGKGIKNAID
- a CDS encoding TMEM165/GDT1 family protein gives rise to the protein MAALVAAALAQVGDRTVWLTAILADRFGTGKVIAMAALALMAASGLAAAAGAVLAPMLAPNAKQLMLALALLLQGGGALFPAKAPERLERWRIGAVATAALGLFILAFGDGVQFIVVTLAARTPVPALAAVGATIGSLAVVVPAAVMGEAAWTRLPLRPLRIAIGILFLVVGAVLGLGAVALI
- a CDS encoding cisplatin damage response ATP-dependent DNA ligase produces the protein MHAFSALLDSLIYTRSRNAKLKLIADYLLATPDSDRGWAMAALTGDLDLPGVKPAMIRALIESRVDPVLFRMSRDYVGDTAETVALLWPEPVVPVDPAPLSIAQVVDGLMHLSRSDAPAVLAGMLDRCDAEERFALLKMATGALRIGVSARLAKTALANAFGLEVDAVEEVWHGLSPPYESLFAWGTGAGAQPTPADVPVFRPFMLAHGLEDGRVDLADYAAEWKWDGIRVQIVHVAGITRLYSRTGDDVTGSFPEVAAAFSTPGAVDGELLVRGEHQGGTLEDGGGAASFNALQQRLGRKTVSAKMQADYPAFVRLYDILFDGAEDLRELSWTDRRRRLEAFMPRLDPDRFDLSQVIEAEDFTALEAIRAGARDAAIEGVMLKRRDSPYVGGRRVGLWYKWKRDPLTADCVMMYAQRGSGRRSSFYSDYTFGCWTEEGELLPVGKAYSGITDEELKMLDGFVRRNTLNRFGPVREVEKTLVLEIAFDSLHESKRHKSGVAMRFPRIARIRTDKPAAEADLINTLRRMIV